The genomic stretch GGCTGCTCATAGAGTTTAGGCAAGACAAGAGCGGCACTTTCCGAAGCTCGTTTACCAAGTGTTTGAATCTTCAAAACATCTTTTTCACGAAGAGTTGTGATTTTCCCAACGATATCTATAGCTTCATTAGCAATTTCAACTACGCCGTCAAGGAAGAAATCAACCCAGTCTGCCGTAGAACCAAAGTGGTACCCAAACAGTCGCTCGTAATAGATCTTTTGATGTTTCTTGAAGTAAGAAGACAGGAATAGGACCGGCTTTTCTAGATAGCCCTCTTTCCAAAGATAAAAGGTTATGAGCATGCGGCCTGTTCGACCATTACCATCGAGAAATGGGTGAATAGTTTCAAACTGAGCATGAATAAGAGCCGCCTTGATCAAGGTCAAAGTGGTATCATCCGAGTGCATAAATTTCTCTAGGTCAGTAAGCGCCTTATGCATTTCTTCAACAGGAGGAGGGACGAACCTAGCATTATCTGGTCTTGTGCCACCAATCCAGTTTTGAGATTTTCTAAATTCTCCAGGATCAGCATGATGTGTTGTTCGTGCCTTATCCATCAACTGCTTGTGAAGCTCTCGAATAAAGCGAAGTGCCATTGGAAAATCATCTTGTTGGACCCTTTTCATTCCGTAATGAAGAGCTTTGATGTAATGCAAAATATCATCAACATCTTGCGGAATATTTGCGCTTGGTTGCACTTCAGCCTCTATCGCATCAATCATTGTTGCCATAGTTCCCTCGATCTGACTTGAAGACGCAGCATCTTTACGGAGATACATACTCAAAAAGAAATCTACATCTGGTAGAAGTTTAGTGATACCGTCGAGTTTACCGAGGAGTCGAGTAGCCTCGTCACTTTTTTTTAGGATTTTTGGATCAAACTCAAAGCCACCTTTTGGCGGAAAAGGTGCTGGAATGAAAGCTTTGAATCCTTCAGGCTGCTGTTTAAGTTGTCCAATTTCTAGGTTTTTCATGTTTGCTTACATCTTTTTTTGAATGTAAACAAAGTATATATGTTTGCTTACATCTCGTCAAGCAATGTAAACTAACTCAAAATGTGGATAAGTTGCCCTAGAATTCCCTTGAATCTCCTTCAGCCATCACAATAAATTCAATACCTTGAGGTTCTAGTATTTTTACAGGTAACACATGAGCTGAGCCAAATCGAGTACCATCGTGTACCGGAAATGCTTTCTTTGGTTTAAGTAAAAGAGCGTAATCAATAGCCTCGCTAAGTTTCATCCAAGGACCAGAAACTGGAAGCGCTAGAACTTCTACCGATCTCTCTGGATTAGTAAATGCATCACCTGGATACCACAATTTATTCTCAATAAAGAATCCGAGGTTTGATGATAGCGGAATGGTGCTATGCATCTGAGCATGCTTCTCGCCAATACCATCGACTGAAATTTCTCCAAGCATCACCTTGTCGCCATGATTAACCGGTGTGTGCTTTACACCTTCCTTTGTTAAGAGTTCACTTACCGAATTATTTGTATAGATTACCGCTTGAGGATTTTTCTCTAAAATTACCTTAAGGGATTCGAGGTGGTAGTGATCTTGGTGTTCGTGTGTAAAAAGAATGTAATCAATATCCTCAAGCTTTGAATGAGCTTCAATGGTGTAACTTCCTGGATCGGTGAGTATCCTTTTTCCTTTGGTTTCTATGAGGAGGCAACAATGGCCTAATTTAGTAATTTCCATATTTATCATTTTACCTTTTTTATGAGACTGCCGCTAACTCCTCGCTTCTCGGCCGGACCAACGGATAGATCCCGTCTTTCAAATTTGGAATATAATGGTAGTTACTTGTGGTCCGGAAGTAGGTAGTTATTTCGTCCACGACCCTGAGCAATGTATTTATGTATTTATGTATTTACCAGTAGTTAAACAGATTAGTGTTTGGAAATACGATCTTAAAAAATTATCTTCTTGTGCTTGGTTTAAAATAGAAAGCACAGAAATATTTTTTATATTCCCTGATATTTGGACGAGTGTAAAAACTGATCTAGATAAAACTAATATTGCCAAACTTAAATTAATTGAATTATATTTATCTGATCATAACTTTACAAAAACTTATTACTTTTCAAAAGAATCTGAATATTATAATAAAAAGGCTGACGAGCTAAAAAATTATTTAGAACAGAAGATTAAT from Candidatus Paceibacterota bacterium encodes the following:
- a CDS encoding MBL fold metallo-hydrolase, coding for MEITKLGHCCLLIETKGKRILTDPGSYTIEAHSKLEDIDYILFTHEHQDHYHLESLKVILEKNPQAVIYTNNSVSELLTKEGVKHTPVNHGDKVMLGEISVDGIGEKHAQMHSTIPLSSNLGFFIENKLWYPGDAFTNPERSVEVLALPVSGPWMKLSEAIDYALLLKPKKAFPVHDGTRFGSAHVLPVKILEPQGIEFIVMAEGDSREF
- a CDS encoding Fic family protein — translated: MKNLEIGQLKQQPEGFKAFIPAPFPPKGGFEFDPKILKKSDEATRLLGKLDGITKLLPDVDFFLSMYLRKDAASSSQIEGTMATMIDAIEAEVQPSANIPQDVDDILHYIKALHYGMKRVQQDDFPMALRFIRELHKQLMDKARTTHHADPGEFRKSQNWIGGTRPDNARFVPPPVEEMHKALTDLEKFMHSDDTTLTLIKAALIHAQFETIHPFLDGNGRTGRMLITFYLWKEGYLEKPVLFLSSYFKKHQKIYYERLFGYHFGSTADWVDFFLDGVVEIANEAIDIVGKITTLREKDVLKIQTLGKRASESAALVLPKLYEQPIVNVATVQKWTGFSRVGAQALINRFIDMGILSPKDKDKKYGQSYIYKKYVDIFSE